The following are encoded in a window of Gossypium raimondii isolate GPD5lz chromosome 13, ASM2569854v1, whole genome shotgun sequence genomic DNA:
- the LOC105783843 gene encoding wall-associated receptor kinase-like 10 isoform X1 encodes MLLFILYNFHVSRQEIDFSMASNKPIFFSFFFLLLFLSLNLQSSVSQTWIKAGYWDSSASLPVSDINSALFTHLFCAFAFVNSTSYQLFVNSSNEQHFSNFTRTVKLKNPSVTTILSIWVRRTESTTFSLMVNETSRRKSFIESSIKTARLYGFHGLDLFGVEPRNGINMTTFGTFLAEWRAEVASESRNSGKTQLLLTMSANRLPIVNSVSYPIESTKLNLDWVNIKAYDYYVPTLDRFTGFHAALYDPLGRANTDDGIKEWLKRGFPADKLVLGLPYHGYGWMLVNSGDSGIGSAASGPAHTIDGSIGYKSIKSFILDYGYGVEAVYNSTYVVNICKIGSIWINFDDVEAIKAKVSYAKVKGLLGYNAFQLSNDDNWVLSQAACGIGTSQPKKHRLLVIVSVTVAAMVFLMIAIICYLQKKIFKSQGLWCALKMLVSWIRTKISAEKRHENDDPNLQVFSFSSIKAATNNFSNDNKLGEGGYGPVYKGKLPDGQEIAVKRLSKSSNQGFEEFKNEVTLTARLQHVNLVRVLGICTEKEEKLLVYEFMPNKSLDFYLYDPFKRHLLDWRRRVSIIEGITQGLLYLQEYSNYTIIHRDIKASNILLDYEMNPKISDFGMAKFFKKDELEANTGRIVGTYGYVPPEYVRKGIYSTKYDVYSFGVLLLQIISGKRNSSLYGCHENLNLLEYAYELWKQGREAEFFDASLDDSSSSCKLIRCMQLALLCVQENPADRPSMVKVFTILKNENSVAISVPKQPAYSITRYERKESIDVGRTKVFSVNDASITQVEPR; translated from the exons ATGTTGCTTTTCATATTATACAACTTTCACGTTTCTAGGCAAGAGATTGATTTTTCAATGGCTTCTAATAAACCCatttttttctccttcttcttcctcttgcTGTTTCTCTCATTGAACCTGCAAAGCTCAGTCTCACAAACATGGATCAAAGCTGGTTACTGGGACTCTAGCGCTTCCCTTCCAGTTTCTGATATAAACTCTGCTCTTTTCACTCATCTTTTTTGCGCTTTTGCTTTTGTAAACTCAACCTCCTATCAGCTCTTTGTCAACTCCTCAAATGAACAACATTTCTCAAACTTCACCAGGACTGTAAAACTAAAGAATCCATCCGTTACTACTATTTTGTCCATTTGGGTTAGAAGAACTGAGTCTACCACCTTTTCTTTGATGGTTAATGAAACTTCTCGTCGAAAATCTTTCATTGAGTCTTCAATCAAAACAGCCAGGCTTTATGGTTTTCATGGTTTAGACCTTTTTGGAGTTGAGCCTCGGAATGGCATCAATATGACCACTTTTGGTACTTTCTTGGCCGAGTGGCGAGCTGAGGTAGCATCCGAGTCAAGAAACTCCGGTAAGACACAGTTGCTATTAACTATGTCGGCTAATCGCTTGCCGATTGTCAACTCAGTGAGTTATCCTATTGAGTCTACAAAGCTAAACCTGGATTGGGTGAATATTAAAGCATATGACTACTATGTGCCAACATTAGATAGGTTTACTGGTTTTCATGCTGCTTTATATGACCCATTAGGAAGGGCCAACACTGATGATGGTATAAAGGAATGGTTAAAGAGAGGATTCCCTGCTGATAAGCTAGTTTTAGGTTTGCCTTACCATGGCTATGGATGGATGCTTGTTAACTCTGGTGACAGTGGCATTGGTTCAGCAGCTTCAGGGCCGGCTCACACCATTGATGGTTCAATAGGGTATAAGTCAATCAAATCATTCATTCTAGATTATGGTTATGGCGTTGAAGCTGTGTATAATTCTACTTACGTGGTGAATATTTGCAAAATCGGGTCGATTTGGATCAATTTCGATGATGTGGAAGCCATTAAAGCTAAGGTTTCTTATGCCAAGGTAAAGGGTCTGCTTGGTTACAATGCCTTTCAACTTTCCAATGACGATAATTGGGTCCTTTCACAAGCTG CTTGTGGAATAGGCACCAGTCAGCCAAAGAAACATCGATTATTGGTTATTGTTTCGGTTACAGTTGCTGCAATGGTTTTCCTGATGATAGCTATCATCTGTTACCtgcaaaagaaaatattcaaaTCACAAG GGCTTTGGTGTGCATTGAAAATGTTGGTTTCTTGGATAAGAACCAAAATATCAGCTGAAAAAAGGCATGAAAACGATGATCCTAATCTCCAAGTTTTCAGTTTCTCTAGCATTAAAGCTGCCACTAATAACTTTTCAAATGATAATAAGCTCGGAGAAGGTGGATATGGACCTGTTTACAAG GGAAAGTTACCAGACGGGCAGGAAATAGCGGTGAAGAGGCTCTCGAAAAGCTCGAATCAAGGGTTTGAGGAGTTCAAGAATGAGGTCACTCTTACAGCTAGGCTTCAACATGTGAATCTAGTTCGAGTTCTGGGAATTTGTACTGAGAAGGAAGAAAAATTGCTGGTTTACGAGTTCATGCCAAACAAAAGCTTGGATTTCTACCTCTATG ATCCATTTAAAAGGCATCTGTTAGATTGGAGAAGACGAGTCTCGATAATTGAAGGCATTACACAAGGGCTTCTATATCTCCAAGAATACTCAAATTACACTATAATTCATCGTGACATAAAGGCGAGCAATATCTTATTAGATTATGAAATGAACCCAAAGATATCAGATTTCGGGATGGCTAAATTTTTCAAGAAGGATGAACTTGAAGCAAACACCGGCAGAATTGTTGGGACATA TGGCTACGTTCCTCCGGAATACGTTAGGAAAGGAATATACTCAACCAAGTATGACGTTTATAGTTTCGGAGTTCTACTTCTGCAAATTATCAGCGGCAAGAGGAATTCCAGTCTGTATGGATGCCATGAAAACTTGAATCTTCTTGAATAT GCATACGAATTGTGGAAACAAGGTCGAGAGGCAGAGTTTTTCGATGCGTCACTGGATGATTCATCTTCGTCATGTAAGCTCATTAGATGTATGCAATTGGCACTGCTATGTGTGCaggaaaatcctgcagataggCCGTCAATGGTGAAAGTTTTTACGATTCTCAAGAACGAAAACAGTGTTGCAATCTCTGTACCTAAGCAGCCTGCATATTCAATAACAAGATACGAAAGGAAGGAAAGTATAGACGTTGGGAGGACGAAAGTTTTTTCTGTTAACGATGCATCGATAACCCAAGTGGAACCTCGATGA
- the LOC105781708 gene encoding class V chitinase CHIT5a, with the protein MAKQRISSLFLAIIVLILVASVSFSTARNYQPTWDTRSPTLNCVAPSPSPKPAPSPSPYPDDVIKGGYWPSWLAYSLPPSSIPTLYFTHVFYAFVGIDASSYGLSITQPDAQWMGNFTATLHAKKPLAQALLAIGGANSGSGIFSKMVSNPDNRAAFIKSTIATARKYGFDGLDIDWEFPNNPTDMSNLEVFFKEWREAVESEASASSKPPLLLSAAVYFASSFFLDLPRTYPTDAIAKYLDFVNPMCFDYHGSWDTSVTGEHALLYDKTSNISTSYGISSWIEAGVPPKKLVMGMPLYGKSWELKHPKNHGIGAPANGVGPGNNGIMLYSDIVKYNDEHYAHVVYDGDTVSEYSYSGTDWIGYDGPTSVEKKVEYAKTQNLGGYFFWALGYDMNWTLSGIASNTWERMH; encoded by the exons ATGGCCAAGCAAAGAATATCATCATTGTTCTTGGCCATTATTGTATTAATTCTCGTTGCAAGTGTCTCCTTCTCCACTGCTCGTAATTACCAGCCAACGTGGGATACACGATCCCCTACGCTTAACTGTGTAGCACCATCTCCGTCACCAAAACCGGCTCCTAGTCCTTCACCTTATCCTGATGATGTGATCAAGGGTGGCTATTGGCCTTCATGGCTAGCTTATAGTCTCCCACCATCCTCAATCCCTACCTTGTACTTCACACATGTGTTTTATGCTTTTGTTGGCATTGATGCTTCTTCTTACGGTTTGTCCATCACCCAACCTGATGCTCAGTGGATGGGAAACTTTACAGCCACCCTTCATGCCAAAAAGCCACTGGCACAAGCCTTGTTAGCGATTGGAGGAGCGAATTCCGGTTCCGGTATTTTTTCCAAGATGGTCAGTAACCCTGATAATCGTGCCGCTTTCATAAAATCCACCATTGCTACGGCAAGGAAATATGGCTTTGATGGACTTGACATTGATTGGGAGTTTCCTAATAACCCAACTGACATGTCGAACCTTGAGGTTTTCTTCAAAGAATGGCGTGAGGCTGTTGAGAGTGAGGCTTCGGCTTCTAGCAAGCCTCCTCTTCTTTTAAGTGCTGCTGTTTATTTCGCTTCAAGCTTTTTCTTAGATCTGCCTAGAACATACCCTACTGATGCCATTGCAAAATACCTTGATTTTGTAAATCCTATGTGCTTTGATTACCATGGAAGTTGGGACACTTCAGTCACTGGTGAACATGCTCTACTCTACGACAAAACTAGCAATATAAGCACAAGTTATGGTATATCATCATGGATTGAAGCTGGTGTCCCTCCAAAGAAGCTGGTTATGGGGATGCCACTTTATGGAAAATCGTGGGAGCTGAAACACCCCAAAAACCATGGGATCGGAGCGCCTGCTAATGGTGTCGGGCCGGGAAACAATGGCATAATGTTGTACAGTGATATTGTAAAATACAATGATGAACACTATGCCCATGTAGTGTATGACGGAGATACTGTATCGGAATATTCGTACTCGGGAACCGATTGGATCGGTTATGATGGACCGACATCTGTGGAAAAGAAGGTTGAGTATGCTAAGACTCAGAATCTTGGGGGTTACTTCTTTTGGGCCCTTGGATATGACATGAACTGGACACTTTCAGGAATTG CATCAAATACATGGGAACGAATGCACTAG
- the LOC105784282 gene encoding 60S ribosomal protein L39-3, which produces MPSHKTFMIKKKLAKKMRQNRPIPYWIRMRTDNTIRYNAKRRHWRRTKLGF; this is translated from the exons ATG CCTTCACACAAGACATTCATGATCAAGAAGAAGTTGGCCAAGAAGATGAGGCAGAATAGGCCTATCCCTTACTGGATCCGTATGCGCACTGATAACACCATCAG GTACAATGCGAAGCGTAGGCATTGGCGCCGCACCAAGCTAGGGTTCTAA